A region from the Leopardus geoffroyi isolate Oge1 chromosome C2, O.geoffroyi_Oge1_pat1.0, whole genome shotgun sequence genome encodes:
- the FILIP1L gene encoding filamin A-interacting protein 1-like isoform X2 — MVVDEQQRLTAQLALQRQKIQDLTTSAKETHAKLALTETRVQEEEQKATRLEKELQTQTTRFHQNQETIMAKLTNEDSQNRQLRQKLAALSRQIDELEETNRSLRKAEEELQDIKEKINKGEYGNCGIMAEVEELRKRVLEMEGKDEELIKMEEQCRDLNKRLEKETSQSKDFKLEVEKLNKRIMALERLEDAFNKSKQECYSLKCNLEKERMTTKQLSQELESLKVRIKELEVIESRLEKTEFTLKEDLTKLKTLTVMLVDERKTMSEKLKQTEDKLQAASSQLQMEQNKVTTVTEKLIEETKRALKSKTDVEEKMYSVTKERDDLKNKLKAEEEKGNDLLSKVNMLKNRLQSLEAIEKDFLKNKLNQDSSKSTTALHQENNKIKELSQEVERLRLKLKDMKAIEDDLMKTEDEYETLERRYATERDKAQFLSEELERVKMELDKYKLAEKTESSHEQWLFKRLQEEEAKSGHLSREVDALKEKIHEYMATEDLICHLQGDHSVLQKKLHQQENRNRDLGREIENLTKELERYQHFSKSLRPSLNGRIISDPQVFSKEVQTEVVDNEPPDYKSLIPLERAVINGQLYEESEDQDEDPNDEESVLSSKCNSSTPCPVNRKLWIPWMKSKEGHPQNGKIQTKPNGNFMQPGDLVLSHTPGQPLHIKVTPDHVQNTATLEITSPTTESPHSYTSTAVIPNCGTPKQRITILQNASITPVKSKTSAEGLMNLEQSMSPITMATFARAQTPESCGSITPERTMSPIQVLAVTGSAGSPEQGRSPEPIEISAKHAIFRVSPDRQSSWQFQRSNSNSSSVITTEDNKIHIHLGSPYMQAVASPVRPASPSTPPQDNRTQGLTNGALNKTTNKVTSSITITPTATTLPRQSQITIKEVCKQRIPTRIPKPKSTGNTKLSPKAPPGPMDKSIHHTGCGKLHIIRTVTSNTFLHMGGKR; from the coding sequence ATGGTGGTGGACGAACAACAAAGGCTGACGGCACAGCTTGCCCttcaaagacagaaaatccaaGACCTAACCACAAGTGCGAAGGAAACACATGCTAAACTAGCCCTCACTGAAACCAGAGTTCAGGAAGAAGAGCAGAAGGCGACCAGACTAGAGAAAGAACTGCAAACACAAACCACAAGGTTTCACCAGAACCAAGAAACAATTATGGCAAAGCTCACCAATGAGGACAGCCAAAATCGCCAGCTTCGACAAAAATTGGCAGCACTCAGCCGGCAAATCGATGAATTAGAGGAGACAAACAGGTCTTTACGAAAAGCAGAAGAGGAGCTacaagatataaaagaaaaaattaacaagggAGAATATGGAAACTGTGGTATCATGGCTGAGGTAGAGGAGCTCAGAAAACGTGTgctagaaatggaagggaaggatGAAGAACTCATAAAAATGGAGGAGCAGTGCAGAGATCTCAATAAGAGGCTCGAAAAGGAAACATCACAGAGTAAAGACTTTAAACTTGAGGTTGAAAAACTCAATAAAAGGATTATGGCTTTGGAAAGATTAGAAGATGCCTTCAACAAGAGCAAACAAGAATGTTATTCCCTGAAAtgcaatttagaaaaagaaaggatgaccACAAAGCAGTTGTCACAAGAACTGGAGAGTTTAAAAGTAAGGATCAAAGAGCTAGAAGTCATTGAAAGTCGGCTGGAAAAGACAGAATTTACCCTAAAAGAGGACTTAACTAAATTGAAAACGTTAACTGTGATGCTGgtagatgaaagaaaaacaatgagtgaaaaattaaagcaaactGAAGATAAGTTGCAAGCTGCTTCTTCTCAGCTTCAAATGGAGCAAAATAAAGTGACGACGGTTACCGAGAAGTTAATTGAGGAAACAAAAAGGGCACTAAAGTCCAAAACTGACGTGGAAGAAAAAATGTACAGTGTCACCAAGGAGAGAGATgatctaaaaaacaaactgaaagcagaagaagagaaaggaaatgatctCCTGTCCAAAGTTAATATGTTGAAAAATAGGCTTCAATCATTGGAAGCAATTGAGAAAGAtttcctaaaaaacaaattaaatcaagATTCTAGTAAGTCCACCACAGCATTACACCAAGAAAACAATAAGATTAAAGAGCTCTCTCAAGAAGTGGAAAGACTGAGACTGAAGTTAAAGGATATGAAAGCCATTGAGGATGACCTTATGAAAACAGAAGATGAGTACGAGACTCTAGAACGTAGGTATGCTACTGAACGAGATAAAGCTCAATTTTTATCTGAAGAGCTGGAACGAGTTAAAATGGAACTTGACAAGTACAAGTTAGCAGAAAAGACAGAGTCCAGCCATGAACAATGGCTTTTCAAAAGGCTTCAAGAAGAAGAAGCTAAGTCGGGACACCTCTCAAGAGAAGTAGATGCattgaaagagaaaattcatGAATACATGGCAACTGAGGACCTGATATGTCATCTCCAGGGAGATCATTCAGTTCTGCAAAAGAAACTCCatcaacaagaaaacaggaaCAGAGATTTAGGAAGAGAGATTGAAAACCTCACTAAAGAGTTAGAGAGGTATCAGCATTTCAGTAAGAGCCTCCGGCCTAGCCTCAATGGAAGAATCATCTCTGACCCTCAAGTATTTTCTAAAGAAGTTCAGACAGAAGTAGTAGACAATGAGCCACCCGATTACAAGAGTCTCATTCCTCTGGAACGAGCAGTCATCAATGGTCAGTTATATGAGGAGAGTGAGGACCAGGATGAGGACCCTAATGATGAGGAATCAGTGCTGTCCTCCAAATGCAATTCATCTACCCCCTGTCCTGTTAACAGGAAACTATGGATTCCTTGGATGAAATCTAAGGAGGGCCATCCTcagaatggaaaaatacaaactaaaccCAATGGCAACTTCATGCAACCTGGAGATCTAGTCCTAAGCCACACACCTGGGCAGCCACTTCATATAAAGGTTACTCCAGACCATGTCCAAAACACAGCCACTCTTGAAATCACAAGTCCAACCACAGAGAGTCCTCACTCTTACACAAGCACTGCAGTGATTCCAAACTGTGGCACCCCAAAGCAAAGGATAACCATCCTCCAAAATGCCTCCATAACACCGGTGAAATCCAAAACTTCTGCTGAAGGCCTCATGAACTTAGAGCAAAGCATGTCCCCAATTACCATGGCAACCTTTGCCAGAGCGCAGACCCCAGAGTCTTGTGGTTCTATAACTCCAGAAAGGACAATGTCACCTATTCAGGTTTTGGCCGTGACTGGTTCAGCAGGCTCTCCTGAGCAGGGACGTTCCCCAGAGCCGATAGAAATCAGTGCCAAGCATGCGATTTTCAGAGTCTCTCCTGACCGGCAGTCATCATGGCAGTTTCAACGTTCAAACAGCAACAGTTCAAGTGTGATAACTACTGAGGATAATAAAATCCACATTCACTTAGGAAGTCCTTACATGCAAGCTGTGGCCAGCCCCGTGAGACCCGCCAGCCCTTCAACACCACCACAGGATAACCGAACTCAAGGCTTAACTAATGGGGCACTAAACAAAACAACCAATAAAGTCACCAGCAGTATTACTATCACACCAACAGCCACAACTCTTCCTCGACAATCACAAATTACA